One window from the genome of Mucilaginibacter ginsenosidivorans encodes:
- a CDS encoding NAD(P)/FAD-dependent oxidoreductase → MIKETEIVCQPEQHEDEAALKKLAASALNISADQITVLKILKRSIDARGRRVVYRMQVRVFVNEPYIPENYTIQYPNVKDAKPVIIIGAGPAGLFAALQCIESRLKPIILERGKDVKQRRRDLANINKQGVVNPESNYCFGEGGAGTYSDGKLYTRSTKRGDVNQVLKTFVAHGADEDILIDARPHIGTNKLPGIITAIRETIENAGGEVHFDTKVTGLNVEFGKIKGVKTADGETRKADAVILATGHSARDIFEMLHRQDILIEAKPFALGVRIEHPQEIIDKAQYHCESRGEYLPPSYYSLVEQVDGRGVFSFCMCPGGIIAPCATEDKEIVVNGWSPSKRNNPYANSGTVVQINMEDVKGGNNDPLKLLRFQQEAEHLAFTAGGGKLVAPAQRMVDFVQGRISADLPKNSYLPGTKSINLDDVLPEWIAGRLRKALPVFGQKMKGYYTNEAILVGVESRTSSPVKIPRDKETLQHPQVQGLFPCGEGAGYAGGIISAAIDGVNCAVATAKILA, encoded by the coding sequence ATGATCAAAGAAACCGAAATTGTCTGCCAGCCAGAGCAGCATGAGGATGAAGCCGCTTTAAAAAAGCTTGCCGCTTCAGCCTTAAATATATCAGCCGATCAAATCACGGTTTTAAAAATTCTCAAACGTTCTATCGACGCGCGGGGTCGCAGGGTGGTTTACCGTATGCAGGTCCGGGTGTTTGTTAATGAACCTTATATCCCGGAAAACTATACCATCCAATATCCCAATGTTAAAGATGCTAAACCGGTCATTATAATTGGTGCGGGCCCGGCGGGGTTATTTGCCGCTTTGCAATGTATCGAATCGCGCTTAAAACCCATTATTTTAGAACGGGGTAAAGATGTGAAACAGCGCCGCCGCGACCTGGCTAATATCAATAAGCAGGGCGTGGTGAATCCCGAATCGAACTATTGCTTTGGCGAAGGCGGGGCAGGCACTTATTCCGACGGCAAACTTTACACCCGCTCAACCAAGCGCGGCGATGTGAACCAGGTGCTAAAAACCTTCGTGGCGCATGGCGCCGATGAAGATATATTGATAGACGCCCGCCCGCACATAGGCACCAATAAATTGCCGGGCATTATTACCGCTATACGCGAGACGATTGAGAACGCCGGGGGCGAGGTTCATTTTGATACCAAAGTAACCGGGCTGAATGTAGAGTTTGGCAAGATCAAAGGCGTAAAAACCGCTGACGGCGAAACCCGGAAAGCTGATGCGGTGATCTTAGCTACTGGTCATTCGGCACGTGATATTTTCGAAATGCTGCACCGTCAGGATATATTGATCGAAGCTAAACCTTTTGCGCTGGGTGTGCGAATCGAACATCCGCAGGAAATTATTGATAAGGCCCAGTATCATTGCGAAAGCCGGGGCGAATACCTGCCGCCATCCTATTATAGTTTGGTAGAACAGGTAGACGGGCGCGGGGTGTTCTCGTTTTGTATGTGCCCGGGTGGTATTATTGCACCCTGTGCCACTGAAGATAAGGAGATCGTAGTGAACGGTTGGAGTCCCTCGAAACGCAATAACCCTTATGCTAATTCGGGTACCGTGGTGCAGATCAATATGGAAGATGTAAAAGGGGGCAATAACGACCCGCTTAAGCTGCTGCGTTTTCAGCAAGAAGCAGAGCACCTGGCATTTACCGCGGGTGGCGGAAAGCTGGTTGCCCCGGCACAAAGAATGGTGGATTTTGTGCAAGGGCGAATTTCTGCCGATCTGCCAAAAAACTCGTACCTGCCCGGCACAAAAAGTATAAATTTGGATGATGTTTTGCCGGAATGGATAGCGGGGCGGTTACGAAAGGCTTTGCCGGTTTTCGGGCAAAAGATGAAGGGCTATTATACCAATGAAGCGATACTGGTTGGGGTTGAATCGCGCACCTCATCGCCGGTTAAGATACCGAGGGATAAAGAAACGTTGCAGCATCCGCAGGTACAGGGCCTGTTTCCCTGCGGGGAAGGCGCCGGTTATGCCGGTGGCATTATCTCAGCAGCGATAGACGGGGTGAATTGTGCGGTGGCAACGGCGAAGATATTGGCATAG
- a CDS encoding KAP family P-loop NTPase fold protein — protein MNIKHQEIEIPPNNPFKNCKLGRRKYGELLTDIVETYSDGFVISIDNQWGSGKTTFVKMWKQHLENEEFKTLYFNAWVNDFDGSPLIAILSELRTIVSNKKVKTFDDLLSKGAIITKNVLPGIAKAIAKKYIDMDAVSDAIEEATKSAAEILKDDIDEYLNKKNGLIDFKVELADFIQKNTNGKPLIFIVDELDRCRPNYAVEILENIKHFFSVKGIVFVLSIDKAQLGNAIKGFYGSDLIDSNEYLRRFIDIEYHIPEPDRDMFTRYLCDYYEFDEFFNANERKHRDLADDKNRFLDIANILFESHNSSLRQQEKIVSHARVTLNTFPKTNYIFPDVFVVLIFLRDMYKDFYWEIRNRKLTPQQFVDKLQGVLPPISDNFNISSLIYLAARIINFYHTYYQEVNYSSKIIDRDEKTGEKILLITSLFPASYDKAFLEALDQPAFRSENGVRISYLLNKIDLLENFLDT, from the coding sequence ATGAATATAAAACATCAAGAAATAGAAATACCTCCCAATAATCCATTTAAAAACTGCAAGTTAGGAAGAAGAAAATATGGCGAACTTCTTACAGATATAGTAGAAACTTATTCTGATGGATTTGTAATTTCAATTGATAATCAATGGGGTTCTGGCAAAACCACGTTTGTGAAAATGTGGAAGCAACATTTAGAAAATGAAGAATTTAAGACACTATATTTTAACGCTTGGGTAAACGATTTTGATGGGAGCCCTCTAATAGCAATATTGTCGGAATTACGTACGATTGTTTCTAACAAAAAAGTAAAAACTTTTGATGATTTATTATCAAAAGGCGCAATTATAACGAAGAATGTATTACCAGGAATTGCAAAAGCAATTGCAAAAAAATACATCGATATGGATGCAGTATCTGATGCAATAGAAGAAGCTACAAAATCCGCTGCGGAAATTTTAAAAGATGATATTGATGAGTATTTAAATAAAAAAAACGGACTGATTGATTTTAAAGTCGAGCTAGCGGACTTTATCCAAAAAAACACAAATGGCAAACCCTTAATATTTATTGTAGATGAGTTGGATAGGTGTCGACCCAATTATGCGGTAGAAATACTGGAAAATATAAAGCATTTTTTTAGTGTAAAAGGAATAGTGTTTGTATTATCTATAGACAAAGCACAATTGGGGAATGCGATAAAAGGATTTTATGGTAGCGATTTGATCGATTCTAATGAATACCTGAGAAGATTTATTGATATAGAGTATCATATACCCGAACCCGATCGTGACATGTTCACGAGGTATTTATGCGATTACTATGAATTCGATGAATTTTTTAATGCCAACGAAAGAAAACACCGAGACTTGGCAGACGACAAGAATAGATTTTTAGATATTGCGAATATACTTTTCGAAAGCCATAATTCTAGTTTAAGGCAGCAAGAAAAAATCGTTTCTCATGCGAGGGTGACTCTCAATACGTTTCCAAAGACAAACTATATTTTTCCAGACGTATTCGTGGTGCTAATTTTTTTAAGAGATATGTATAAAGATTTTTACTGGGAAATAAGGAACAGAAAACTAACGCCACAACAATTCGTAGATAAACTCCAAGGAGTGCTACCACCCATATCTGATAATTTTAATATTTCTTCGCTTATTTATCTGGCAGCACGGATAATTAATTTCTATCACACTTATTATCAGGAGGTCAATTACTCTTCCAAGATCATCGATCGGGATGAAAAAACAGGAGAAAAAATATTGTTAATTACATCGTTATTCCCAGCCTCTTACGATAAGGCCTTTTTGGAGGCTCTTGATCAACCAGCTTTTCGTTCTGAGAATGGGGTTAGAATTAGTTACCTGCTGAATAAGATAGATTTGTTGGAGAATTTTTTAGATACCTAA
- a CDS encoding DinB family protein gives MTTSEKLNHELQNVLSGDPWYGNSVYSIIEQVSFEAAFEKAPGAAHTIAEIVLHMLSWTEEVLDRLNGKEASQPLSGDWPDTGAPDEQKWHNYVNDLKLVNVNLSGLIQNFPEEKWEELMNENREPGLGTGVTNEELVNGLIQHHVYHSGQIALLSRITQIYE, from the coding sequence ATGACAACATCCGAAAAATTAAACCACGAACTTCAAAACGTCCTTTCCGGCGACCCATGGTATGGCAATTCTGTTTATAGCATTATCGAACAGGTTAGCTTCGAGGCCGCATTTGAGAAAGCACCAGGTGCGGCGCATACCATTGCCGAAATTGTATTGCACATGCTCAGTTGGACAGAAGAAGTGCTCGACCGCCTGAATGGCAAAGAAGCCAGCCAGCCTCTGAGCGGCGACTGGCCCGATACCGGTGCGCCTGACGAACAAAAATGGCACAATTATGTTAATGATTTGAAGCTGGTGAACGTAAATTTGTCGGGCCTTATTCAGAATTTCCCCGAAGAAAAATGGGAGGAACTGATGAATGAGAATCGCGAGCCCGGCCTGGGTACAGGTGTAACCAACGAAGAACTGGTGAACGGTTTGATACAACACCACGTATACCATTCGGGACAAATTGCATTATTAAGCAGGATTACACAGATTTATGAATAG
- a CDS encoding calponin homology domain-containing protein — MKILTYCIIPVILLFLLSIKIQAQAVKPTDNAALFLKKRTDSISNYILKHNKRLIIFAKIPNKKNPVRVIGDKWPDDAEYSYNILKDSAGRVIFIAEMPYSESGDWYIEYRHYFDNSGNTVAFKRITNVFDNDVKDGVIYETLTNYYLPNLKLKDKIYTLTSKDGKNIKNNGHVDVYHYPYHIYKNANECLEAYHIVLNK, encoded by the coding sequence ATGAAAATCTTAACCTACTGCATTATTCCGGTAATATTGCTGTTCTTGTTGTCGATCAAAATTCAAGCCCAGGCAGTAAAACCGACGGATAATGCAGCTTTATTCCTCAAAAAAAGGACAGACAGTATTTCAAATTACATCCTAAAACACAATAAGCGACTTATCATATTTGCCAAAATACCAAATAAAAAAAATCCTGTGAGGGTAATAGGTGATAAGTGGCCGGATGATGCTGAGTATTCATATAATATATTAAAAGACAGTGCAGGAAGGGTAATTTTCATAGCGGAGATGCCTTATAGTGAAAGTGGAGATTGGTACATTGAATACCGGCATTATTTTGATAATTCTGGCAATACCGTAGCCTTTAAGCGTATAACAAATGTTTTTGATAATGATGTTAAGGATGGCGTAATCTATGAGACACTTACTAACTACTATTTGCCTAATCTTAAACTGAAAGATAAGATTTACACTTTAACAAGTAAAGACGGAAAAAATATAAAGAACAATGGGCATGTAGATGTCTATCATTATCCCTATCATATATACAAGAACGCAAACGAGTGTCTGGAAGCTTATCATATTGTTCTAAATAAATAG
- a CDS encoding sterol desaturase family protein, which translates to MNFTKKLSKNWRIAENAFFVFAFGFVMYNLATTYWHYIHGSEKSKGFISAVTMSMANHEYYVSVVFVMVIINTTLVSGEILWFITRLLKQEKGKTKGWDRYKQAFNEMSVSYKSSFLAMLIHQLLPKLVLINMFWIWAPYFQKFALFTISLTWYNWIYAYICWELSSWIFHYSCHRVRLLWCIHAPHHAPSNINMAVNWVHFFAEGYYSSFVHLLILTLLGVNPLMFIVVMAIDSAWGVFVHVSEDSLKNGQMGFLQHLVITPAHHRVHHAKNPLYIDTNFASALPIWDWIFGTLQPFKKEVKAEYGVTRELDVTNFTDLYFGEIYLLWRDVKDTGGLKNKLLYIIMPPGWTPSSTDKTAAALRECFLKTNPELGLTSRNKVLKIINNALKADKPKVEETAPVFVQNEG; encoded by the coding sequence GTGAATTTTACAAAAAAGCTGAGCAAAAACTGGAGAATTGCGGAGAATGCATTTTTCGTATTCGCATTCGGCTTTGTGATGTATAACCTGGCCACAACCTACTGGCATTATATCCACGGATCGGAAAAAAGCAAGGGTTTTATCAGCGCCGTCACAATGTCTATGGCAAATCACGAATATTACGTGAGCGTGGTATTCGTTATGGTCATCATAAACACTACGCTTGTATCGGGCGAAATACTGTGGTTTATAACCAGGTTGTTAAAACAGGAAAAAGGAAAGACAAAAGGCTGGGATAGATACAAGCAGGCTTTCAACGAGATGTCGGTATCTTATAAATCGTCGTTTTTGGCGATGCTTATCCACCAGCTTCTGCCAAAGCTCGTCCTGATCAACATGTTTTGGATATGGGCGCCCTATTTTCAAAAATTTGCGCTTTTTACAATTAGCTTAACGTGGTACAACTGGATATATGCCTATATATGCTGGGAGCTATCGTCGTGGATATTCCATTACAGTTGCCATCGTGTGCGTTTATTATGGTGTATACATGCACCGCATCACGCTCCGTCAAATATCAATATGGCGGTAAACTGGGTTCACTTTTTTGCTGAGGGATATTATTCATCCTTTGTTCACTTACTTATTTTGACGCTTTTGGGCGTAAATCCGCTTATGTTTATAGTGGTGATGGCTATTGACAGCGCCTGGGGCGTGTTCGTTCATGTAAGCGAAGACAGTTTAAAAAACGGGCAAATGGGCTTTTTGCAGCATTTGGTTATTACGCCGGCACATCACCGCGTACATCATGCAAAAAATCCGTTGTATATCGATACCAATTTTGCATCGGCATTGCCGATTTGGGATTGGATATTCGGGACTTTGCAGCCATTTAAAAAAGAAGTAAAAGCCGAATACGGAGTAACCCGTGAACTGGATGTCACCAACTTTACCGACCTGTATTTCGGGGAAATATACCTGCTTTGGCGCGATGTAAAAGATACCGGGGGATTAAAAAATAAGCTGTTGTATATCATCATGCCGCCGGGTTGGACACCATCTTCTACCGATAAAACAGCAGCGGCTTTACGTGAATGTTTTTTGAAGACAAACCCCGAATTGGGCCTAACCAGCAGAAATAAGGTATTAAAAATAATTAATAACGCTTTAAAAGCGGACAAACCTAAAGTGGAAGAAACAGCCCCGGTTTTCGTTCAGAACGAAGGGTAA
- a CDS encoding CoA-binding protein, translated as MDNKKTLVLGATPTEGRYANLAANRLVRSGHSIVNVGVRTGEVAGVPIEKPETIHRDIDTITLYVGPQNQKGLYNYILETNPKRIIFNPGTENSELRRMATEKGIETEYACTLVLLSIGQY; from the coding sequence ATGGATAACAAGAAAACATTGGTATTGGGTGCGACACCTACCGAGGGACGTTACGCAAACCTGGCCGCCAACCGGCTGGTGCGCAGCGGGCACAGCATAGTGAATGTAGGGGTGCGAACAGGCGAGGTGGCGGGTGTGCCTATTGAAAAGCCGGAAACCATTCACCGCGATATTGATACCATTACCTTATATGTAGGTCCGCAAAACCAAAAGGGGCTTTACAATTATATTTTGGAAACTAATCCCAAACGCATCATTTTTAACCCCGGTACCGAAAATTCCGAATTGCGCCGCATGGCTACAGAAAAAGGCATTGAAACAGAATATGCCTGTACGCTGGTATTGTTGTCGATAGGGCAGTATTAA
- a CDS encoding RNA polymerase sigma factor, whose protein sequence is MNTDNNLSRMWEGCLQNDRKQQEALYRALAPKMLAVCMRYANDRDEAQDILQEGFIKMFNNVHKYRGEGNLEGWIRRIMVHTAISRYRKLKPMVLVEDMAENDMDSGASTNANNLEVNDLMKLVQQLPQVYRSVFNLYAIEGYSHQEIGSKLGITELLSRTTLYRARNILKEKLMQLTSNERYCLAG, encoded by the coding sequence ATGAATACCGATAACAACTTGAGCCGGATGTGGGAAGGATGCCTGCAAAACGACCGCAAACAACAGGAAGCTTTATACCGTGCACTGGCACCCAAAATGCTGGCCGTGTGTATGCGTTATGCTAATGACCGTGATGAGGCACAGGATATATTGCAGGAAGGCTTTATCAAGATGTTTAACAATGTGCATAAATACCGCGGAGAGGGCAACCTGGAAGGCTGGATACGCCGCATTATGGTGCACACTGCTATATCGCGCTATCGTAAGCTTAAGCCGATGGTTTTGGTTGAGGACATGGCCGAAAACGACATGGATTCGGGCGCATCCACCAACGCCAATAACCTGGAGGTTAACGACCTGATGAAACTGGTGCAGCAGTTACCACAGGTTTACCGTTCGGTATTTAACCTGTACGCAATCGAGGGTTATTCGCACCAGGAAATAGGCTCCAAGCTGGGTATTACGGAATTGCTGTCGCGCACTACGCTTTACCGGGCGCGCAATATCCTGAAAGAAAAGCTGATGCAGCTTACCAGTAACGAGCGGTACTGCCTGGCAGGTTAG
- a CDS encoding methyltransferase RsmF C-terminal domain-like protein, whose amino-acid sequence MNAPGFPPNFLSQLSGSPGFDRENFIEAHQSADAPTSIRLNPFKKIPPPTGNHVPWCGEGYYLDSRPSFTFDPLFHAGCYYVQEASSMFIGHILNHIKGDEPAKALDLCAAPGGKSTLISSALKSNDLLVANEIIKTRVPVLTDNLTRWGPSNTIVTNNDPKDFSRLKGFFDIILVDAPCSGSGMFRKDPDAMNEWSKANVNLCQQRQERILADVYPALKEDGYLIYSTCSYSVAENENILDWLCDTFELESIQIPIQSEWGIVESRSDAHQAWGYRFYPGKVKGEGLFAACLRKKENTGEMPNTKYKEQQKANYKEADLVKPYLNDADNHYYFKVNEDWLAIDKVHKESLATLSQFLYLKKSGVRIGKLAGRDLIPDHELALSLIINKNQSLQTELTKEQAIQYLRRDNITDLIINDKGWSLMTYDGHPLGWAKLLPNRINNYYPKEIRIFSKAEG is encoded by the coding sequence ATGAACGCTCCCGGATTTCCGCCAAATTTTCTTTCACAATTATCCGGATCGCCTGGTTTTGACCGCGAAAATTTTATCGAAGCGCACCAATCTGCGGACGCGCCAACCTCCATCCGGCTCAATCCGTTTAAGAAAATACCCCCTCCCACCGGCAACCACGTTCCCTGGTGCGGCGAAGGCTACTACCTGGATAGCCGCCCTTCTTTTACATTCGATCCCTTATTTCACGCCGGGTGTTATTATGTACAGGAAGCATCGTCCATGTTCATAGGGCATATTCTTAATCATATAAAAGGTGATGAGCCTGCTAAAGCGCTCGACCTTTGCGCAGCGCCCGGGGGCAAAAGCACGCTGATCAGTTCGGCCTTAAAAAGCAATGACCTATTAGTTGCCAACGAGATCATCAAAACACGCGTGCCGGTGCTTACAGATAACCTGACGCGCTGGGGGCCATCCAATACCATCGTTACCAATAACGACCCGAAAGATTTTAGCCGATTGAAAGGGTTCTTCGATATAATATTGGTTGATGCGCCTTGTTCGGGCTCAGGCATGTTCCGCAAGGACCCGGATGCGATGAACGAATGGAGCAAAGCGAATGTTAACCTGTGTCAGCAGCGCCAGGAACGTATCCTGGCCGATGTTTACCCAGCCTTAAAAGAAGATGGTTACCTTATATATAGTACCTGCTCTTATTCGGTAGCAGAAAATGAGAATATATTGGATTGGCTTTGTGATACGTTTGAGCTGGAGAGTATTCAAATACCCATACAATCCGAATGGGGTATCGTGGAGAGCCGGTCGGACGCGCACCAAGCATGGGGCTACCGATTTTATCCTGGCAAAGTAAAGGGCGAAGGCCTGTTTGCCGCCTGCCTGCGAAAAAAGGAGAATACAGGCGAAATGCCCAACACCAAATACAAGGAGCAGCAAAAGGCCAACTACAAAGAAGCCGACCTGGTAAAGCCTTATCTTAATGACGCTGATAACCATTATTACTTTAAGGTAAACGAAGACTGGCTGGCCATAGATAAAGTGCATAAGGAAAGCCTGGCTACCTTATCCCAATTTCTGTATCTCAAAAAATCGGGGGTACGTATTGGCAAACTGGCCGGGCGCGATCTAATACCAGACCATGAACTGGCCCTGAGCCTCATAATAAACAAAAACCAATCTCTGCAAACTGAACTAACTAAAGAGCAGGCTATCCAGTACCTGCGGCGGGATAATATCACTGATCTGATTATAAACGATAAAGGCTGGAGTCTGATGACTTACGACGGCCATCCTTTGGGCTGGGCGAAACTATTGCCCAATCGAATTAATAATTATTATCCGAAGGAGATTAGGATATTTTCTAAAGCAGAAGGCTAA
- a CDS encoding alpha-L-fucosidase, whose amino-acid sequence MKNYTKYLLLTAILYSFAAAAQQKPLQQLQQQFVDLRFGMFIHFNIPTYMNQDWADPDAKPAIFNPASVDCDQWAKAAKSANMTYGCLTTKHHSGFCIWDTKTTDYNVMHSPYKKDVVRQFVDAFRKNGLKVMLYYSILDTHHRLRPHKITPAHIKMIKGQLTELLSNYGPIEALIIDGWDAPWSRISYDDVPFEEIYHLVKKLQPNCVIMDLNGAKYPAQGMYYTDIKTYEMGAGQRVSKDGNTMPALACLPLQKSWFWKTSFPNEPTRDPEKLVNDLIKPLNNVDVNFILNVAPNREGRFDDNALASLKKIGELWHNEGPEPTLPKLDAPIISHNIAKNKPSNSSWGDDDNIMDLANDDDFTTSWVSNTTVDKPWWEVDLRKETAFNTISIAQDKPNISDYVLEYYHAGAWKPVFNGTNTKQVKVNRFKTVIGSKVRIRIIKSEGQPSIAEFGVYNEAESLKQKD is encoded by the coding sequence ATGAAAAACTACACTAAATATCTCCTTTTAACAGCAATATTATACAGCTTCGCCGCCGCTGCCCAGCAAAAACCTTTGCAGCAATTGCAGCAGCAATTTGTCGACCTCCGCTTCGGGATGTTCATCCATTTTAACATTCCAACCTATATGAACCAGGATTGGGCCGACCCGGACGCCAAACCCGCAATATTCAATCCCGCCAGCGTGGATTGCGACCAATGGGCGAAGGCGGCCAAATCGGCCAACATGACCTATGGTTGCCTGACAACCAAGCACCATAGCGGTTTTTGCATCTGGGATACCAAGACAACGGATTATAACGTCATGCACAGCCCTTATAAGAAGGACGTGGTGCGGCAATTTGTAGACGCCTTCCGTAAGAACGGGTTGAAGGTGATGTTGTATTATTCTATATTGGATACCCATCACCGGTTAAGGCCCCATAAAATAACACCGGCGCATATCAAAATGATCAAAGGGCAACTGACGGAGTTGTTGAGCAATTACGGACCGATCGAAGCCCTGATTATCGACGGCTGGGACGCGCCCTGGTCGAGGATATCGTATGACGATGTGCCGTTTGAGGAGATATATCACCTGGTTAAGAAGCTGCAGCCCAACTGTGTCATCATGGACCTGAATGGCGCCAAGTATCCTGCGCAGGGCATGTATTATACCGATATTAAAACTTATGAAATGGGCGCCGGTCAGCGGGTATCCAAAGACGGCAACACCATGCCTGCCCTGGCTTGCCTGCCGCTGCAAAAAAGCTGGTTCTGGAAAACATCATTCCCCAACGAGCCTACCAGGGACCCCGAAAAACTGGTGAACGACCTGATCAAACCCTTAAATAACGTCGATGTTAACTTCATCCTGAACGTGGCCCCCAACCGGGAGGGCCGGTTCGACGATAATGCGCTGGCGTCGTTAAAGAAGATAGGCGAACTTTGGCACAATGAAGGGCCGGAACCAACGCTGCCAAAACTGGATGCGCCGATCATATCCCACAACATCGCCAAAAACAAACCAAGCAATTCGAGCTGGGGCGATGACGATAATATTATGGACCTGGCTAATGACGATGATTTTACAACGTCGTGGGTGTCAAACACAACCGTCGACAAACCGTGGTGGGAAGTGGATTTGAGAAAAGAAACAGCATTCAATACCATCTCCATAGCCCAGGATAAACCGAACATCAGCGATTATGTGCTGGAATATTACCACGCCGGCGCATGGAAACCGGTATTCAATGGTACCAATACAAAACAGGTAAAAGTTAACCGCTTTAAAACGGTCATCGGCAGCAAAGTGCGCATACGCATTATAAAATCAGAAGGACAGCCGTCGATTGCGGAATTTGGGGTTTATAATGAAGCGGAAAGCTTAAAGCAGAAAGATTAA